Proteins co-encoded in one Arachis hypogaea cultivar Tifrunner chromosome 11, arahy.Tifrunner.gnm2.J5K5, whole genome shotgun sequence genomic window:
- the LOC112721618 gene encoding putative dynamin-related protein 4A, whose amino-acid sequence MVDLPGITRVPVHGQPENIYDQIKDIIMEYIRPEESIILNVLSATVDFITCESIRISRSVDKTSLRTLAVVTKADKSPEGLLEKVTANDVNIGLGYVCVRNRIGDESYEETRIEEERLFESHPMLSKIDKFIVGVLVLAQRLV is encoded by the coding sequence ATGGTGGATCTTCCTGGTATAACTAGGGTTCCTGTTCATGGCCAGCCTGAAAATATCTATGATCAGATCAAGGATATTATCATGGAGTATATTAGGCCTGAAGAGAGTATTATTCTGAATGTTCTTTCTGCTACCGTTGATTTTATTACTTGTGAATCAATAAGAATATCTCGGTCTGTAGATAAAACTAGTTTGAGAACCTTGGCTGTTGTAACAAAGGCTGATAAGTCTCCTGAAGGCTTGTTGGAGAAGGTAACTGCTAATGATGTTAACATTGGTCTTGGTTATGTCTGTGTCAGGAACAGGATTGGCGATGAATCTTATGAGGAGACGAGGATTGAAGAAGAGAGGCTTTTTGAGTCTCATCCAATGCTTTCAAAGATTGACAAATTCATTGTTGGTGTTCTTGTTCTGGCACAGAGGCTAGTTTAA